In a single window of the Heliangelus exortis chromosome 1, bHelExo1.hap1, whole genome shotgun sequence genome:
- the TPI1 gene encoding triosephosphate isomerase: MAPRKFFVGGNWKMNGDKKSLGELIHTLNGAKLSADTEVVCGAPSIYLDFARQKLDAKIAVAAQNCYKVPKGAFTGEISPAMIKDIGAVWVILGHSERRHVFGESDELIGQKVAHALAEGLGVIACIGEKLDEREAGITEKVVFEQTKAIADNVKDWSKVVLAYEPVWAIGTGKTATPQQAQEVHEKLRGWLKSHVSDAVAQSTRIIYGGSVTGSNCKELASQHDVDGFLVGGASLKPEFVDIINAKH, from the exons ATGGCGCCCAGGAAGTTCTTCGTGGGGGGCAACTGGAAGATGAACGGTGACAAGAAGAGCCTGGGGGAGCTCATCCACACGTTGAACGGCGCCAAGCTCTCCGCCGACACCG aggTGGTTTGTGGAGCCCCCTCTATCTACCTTGATTTTGCCCGTCAGAAGCTTGATGCAAAGATTGCAGTTGCAGCACAGAACTGTTACAAGGTGCCAAAGGGTGCTTTCACAGGGGAGATCAG CCCAGCAATGATCAAGGACATTGGAGCTGTGTGGGTGATCCTGGGCCACTCAGAGAGAAGGCATGTTTTTGGAGAGTCTGATGAG TTGATTGGGCAGAAGGTAGCTCATGCTCTAGCTGAGGGCCTTGGAGTCATTGCCTGCATTGGAGAGAAGCTGGATGAGAGAGAAGCTGGCATCACAGAGAAGGTGGTCTTTGAACAGACCAAGGCCATTGCTG aTAATGTAAAGGACTGGAGTAAAGTGGTTCTTGCCTATGAGCCGGTTTGGGCTATTGGAACTGGTAAAACTGCAACTCCCCAACAG GCTCAAGAAGTTCATGAGAAGCTGAGGGGGTGGCTGAAAAGCCACGTGTCTGATGCTGTTGCTCAGTCAACTAGGATCATCTATGGAG gTTCAGTCACTGGCAGCAACTGTAAGGAGCTGGCTTCTCAGCATGATGTGGATGGCTTCCTTGTTGGTGGAGCTTCTCTCAAGCCAGAGTTTGTGGATATTATCAATGCCAAACACTGA